The following proteins are encoded in a genomic region of Spirosoma sp. SC4-14:
- a CDS encoding efflux RND transporter permease subunit, translating to MLSEFSVKNWQFMLVLFLGVAALGINSLLNMPRGEDPEFTAPSFAVAVIYPGTDALDMEKLVVDPGEARFNALENMNHVITNVDDGLAVFRLEYDYDVDPDEKYQEIIREVNALKSELPADIYRIDIKKFSPTDVNIVQVALLSEVASSKELGDYADDLKKEFEKIKSLKNAEDWGYPASVVRIALNIEKMAQNGIAVNRVIGALQAENLNIPGGNIQAGTRKFNVKTSGDYQSLEEIRNTIVSTNGQKIIYLRDVADVDFNYEDETHITRLNGHRAVLVTAGQKIGENIAKVGEQLNPVIDRFAKTLPPHITLVKNFDQTVSVNKRLDHFVRDFALAILLVSLTLLPLGFRAAVVVMISIPLSLAIGLSGLDFLGFSINQLSIVGLIVALGILVDDSIVVVENIERYLREGFSKREAAIKATKQITLAVIGCTTTLILAFLPLLFLPEASGDFIRSLPMAVVTTILASLFVSLTIVPFLSSRILKEEHNPEGNLFMRALKRLISGSYSRLLHWGLRHPVVTLLFAGVLFMGAVYMFKIVGFGLFPASEKPQFLINIETPDGTSLSETDRVARYVEGQLKREPDIKYVTTNVGRGQPRIYYNIIQRNESPNYAQFYVQLVDMEPSEKRVLIDKLRERFKLHPNAKIEVKDFEQGPDQEAPVAIRIFGENLDTLKVMAARVETAFKKTPGLIYVNNPLANQKTDLRVRINKEKAGLLGISIADVNRTIRLAVAGLNVGTFKELNGDDYTINVTLPKGKVADQRVLDGLYVNTLTGSAVPLRQIADLEFESSTNQIRHYDKDRYVTITGFVKTGYLVDNVFNDVLSKLDKMKLPTGFSYQAAGELESRAKSFGGLGTIILITIFGFIAVLVLEFGTFKSTLIVLSVIPLGIIGAVLALYFTGNPFSFVAVIGLIALIGIEVKNSILLVDFTNQLRQEGMPLVEAIEHAGEVRFVPIVLTSLTAIGGLLPLALEGNPLYSPLAWVLIGGLISSTLLSRVVTPVLYKLLPPSVAVKPATMIEEEPALV from the coding sequence ATGCTGTCCGAATTTTCTGTCAAAAACTGGCAGTTTATGCTGGTGCTGTTTTTAGGCGTGGCTGCGCTCGGCATCAACTCACTGCTGAATATGCCCAGGGGCGAAGACCCCGAATTTACGGCTCCTAGTTTTGCGGTAGCTGTTATTTACCCTGGCACCGATGCACTCGACATGGAAAAGCTGGTTGTCGATCCGGGCGAAGCCCGATTCAATGCCCTCGAAAACATGAACCACGTGATTACCAACGTAGACGATGGGCTGGCCGTATTTCGGCTCGAATACGACTACGATGTTGACCCCGACGAAAAATATCAGGAGATTATCCGTGAAGTAAACGCTCTCAAATCCGAATTACCTGCCGACATCTACCGGATCGACATCAAAAAGTTTTCGCCGACGGATGTGAACATTGTGCAGGTAGCTCTATTGTCGGAAGTGGCATCATCCAAAGAGTTGGGCGATTATGCCGACGATCTCAAAAAAGAGTTTGAGAAGATAAAAAGCCTAAAAAATGCCGAAGACTGGGGCTATCCGGCGTCGGTCGTACGTATAGCGCTCAACATCGAAAAGATGGCTCAGAACGGTATTGCGGTAAACCGGGTAATTGGTGCTTTGCAGGCAGAAAACCTGAATATTCCGGGCGGAAACATTCAGGCCGGAACCCGCAAGTTTAATGTTAAGACATCGGGCGATTATCAGTCACTGGAAGAAATTCGCAACACCATTGTTTCAACCAATGGTCAGAAAATAATTTACCTGCGCGATGTAGCCGATGTTGATTTCAACTACGAAGACGAAACGCACATTACGCGCCTGAATGGTCATCGGGCTGTTTTGGTTACGGCTGGGCAAAAAATCGGCGAAAACATCGCTAAAGTTGGCGAGCAGTTGAACCCCGTTATTGATCGTTTCGCTAAAACGCTTCCTCCTCATATTACGCTGGTTAAAAATTTCGACCAGACGGTTAGCGTGAATAAACGACTCGATCACTTCGTTCGTGATTTTGCCCTGGCTATTTTGCTGGTTTCGCTCACCCTGCTTCCGCTGGGTTTTCGGGCTGCGGTGGTGGTTATGATTTCCATTCCCTTATCATTAGCCATTGGTTTGTCGGGGCTCGATTTTCTGGGTTTCAGTATTAATCAGTTGAGCATTGTTGGCCTTATTGTCGCCCTCGGAATTCTGGTCGATGATTCCATTGTGGTGGTCGAAAACATTGAACGATACCTTCGCGAAGGCTTTTCGAAACGGGAAGCAGCTATTAAAGCAACCAAACAAATTACGCTGGCCGTCATTGGCTGTACTACTACGCTGATTCTGGCTTTTTTGCCGCTCCTGTTCCTGCCCGAAGCCTCCGGCGATTTCATTCGTTCGTTGCCAATGGCCGTTGTTACTACCATTCTGGCTTCGCTTTTCGTATCGCTGACGATTGTACCATTTTTGTCGAGCCGTATCCTGAAAGAAGAACATAATCCGGAAGGCAATCTTTTTATGCGTGCCCTCAAACGGCTGATCAGCGGTTCATATAGTCGGTTGTTGCATTGGGGATTGCGCCATCCGGTCGTTACGCTGTTGTTTGCCGGCGTACTTTTTATGGGTGCTGTGTATATGTTCAAAATTGTTGGTTTTGGTCTGTTTCCGGCTTCCGAAAAACCGCAGTTTCTGATCAATATTGAAACACCCGATGGCACCAGTCTCTCCGAAACAGATCGGGTAGCCCGTTATGTGGAAGGTCAGCTAAAACGTGAGCCCGACATAAAATACGTTACAACAAACGTTGGTCGTGGTCAGCCACGGATATACTACAACATCATTCAGCGTAACGAATCGCCTAATTATGCTCAGTTTTATGTGCAGTTGGTTGATATGGAACCCTCGGAAAAACGGGTACTGATCGATAAGCTTCGGGAACGCTTCAAACTCCACCCGAACGCCAAAATTGAGGTGAAAGATTTTGAGCAGGGCCCCGACCAGGAGGCTCCGGTAGCAATTCGGATCTTCGGCGAAAACCTCGACACGCTGAAAGTTATGGCTGCCCGGGTCGAGACTGCTTTCAAAAAAACACCGGGTCTAATCTACGTAAATAACCCTCTGGCGAACCAGAAAACCGATTTGCGCGTACGGATCAACAAAGAAAAAGCGGGTCTGCTGGGCATTTCGATTGCCGATGTAAACCGCACCATCCGGCTTGCCGTAGCGGGTCTGAATGTTGGGACATTCAAAGAACTCAATGGCGATGATTACACCATCAATGTTACCTTACCAAAGGGTAAAGTAGCAGACCAACGCGTTCTCGACGGCCTCTATGTGAATACACTAACCGGCTCGGCCGTGCCACTGCGCCAGATTGCCGATCTGGAATTCGAGAGCAGCACCAATCAGATTCGCCACTACGACAAAGACCGGTACGTGACCATTACGGGCTTTGTTAAAACGGGCTATCTGGTCGATAATGTGTTCAACGATGTGCTCTCAAAACTCGACAAAATGAAACTCCCCACCGGGTTCAGCTATCAGGCGGCCGGTGAGCTGGAAAGTCGGGCCAAATCCTTCGGGGGGTTAGGCACTATTATCCTCATCACTATCTTTGGGTTCATTGCGGTGCTGGTGCTGGAGTTTGGTACATTCAAAAGCACGTTGATTGTTCTGTCGGTTATTCCACTGGGTATCATTGGCGCCGTATTAGCCCTTTACTTCACCGGAAATCCATTTTCATTCGTAGCCGTAATCGGTCTGATTGCGTTGATCGGTATTGAAGTTAAAAACTCGATTCTACTGGTCGATTTCACCAATCAGCTCCGGCAGGAAGGTATGCCGCTGGTCGAAGCAATCGAACATGCTGGCGAAGTTCGCTTTGTGCCAATTGTACTAACCTCACTAACGGCCATTGGCGGGCTTTTGCCACTCGCTCTGGAAGGAAATCCTCTGTATTCACCGCTGGCCTGGGTGCTTATTGGCGGGCTTATTTCCAGTACGCTACTATCGCGTGTGGTTACCCCCGTACTGTATAAACTGCTTCCACCAAGTGTAGCCGTAAAACCAGCTACTATGATCGAAGAAGAGCCAGCCCTTGTGTAG